A genomic stretch from Pochonia chlamydosporia 170 chromosome 4, whole genome shotgun sequence includes:
- a CDS encoding glycosyl transferase family 17 protein (similar to Metarhizium acridum CQMa 102 XP_007806599.1), with product MLARRSFRIFHFFLASAAFWLFLHFLTTQHSRSTLQPRQQEPLQPTDATRNSSPHSDETEARKYCAGHGFKPFTPTGAGRRKVYDLFMINTELDFLEIRLDTLYNHIDYFVIVESPLTFQGRQKNLTIRDNWSKFERYHPKLIYHLLEFPADFAPRLTWDIEDLQRDSMFTQVFPKLTGAQTPTTGDVIIVADVDEIPRPETINILRTCSFPRRLTLASKFYYYSFQFLHVGKEWNHPQATFYDGGKTITPSHLRVGDGGSFLQREFWEKGTLRNASWHCSSCFATVEQFLNKMASFSHIWMNDDKFRDRERIVSAVRRGEDLWGRRSERFVRVDGNRDVPRLLGEDGGGKYRYMVSRDGVGAGFTDYP from the coding sequence ATGCTCGCCCGTCGCTCCTTTAGAATATTTCACTTCTTCCTAGCAAGTGCTGCTTTTTGGTTATTTCTTCATTTTTTAACTACTCAGCATAGTCGGTCGACTCTACAAcctcgccaacaagagcCTTTACAGCCAACCGATGCAACACGCAATAGCTCACCACACTCCGACGAGACAGAAGCACGCAAATACTGTGCAGGCCATGGATTCAAACCATTCACACCAACTGGCGCTGGTCGCCGCAAAGTCTACGATTTATTCATGATAAACACCGAGCTCGACTTCCTCGAAATTCGTCTCGACACCCTCTACAACCACATCGACTACtttgtcattgtcgaatcACCACTCACAttccaaggacgacaaaagAACCTCACCATACGGGACAACTGGTCCAAATTCGAACGATACCACCCCAAGCTGATATACCACCTCCTCGAATTCCCGGCCGACTTCGCCCCCCGCCTCACCTGGGACATAGAAGACCTCCAGCGCGACTCCATGTTCACCCAAGTCTTTCCCAAATTGACCGGCGCCCAGACACCCACGACCGGAGacgtcatcatcgtcgctgaCGTCGACGAGATTCCTCGCCCCgaaaccatcaacatcctccgAACGTGTTCCTTCCCGCGCCGGCTGACGCTCGCCTCCAAATTCTACTACTACTCCTTCCAGTTCCTGCACGTCGGCAAGGAATGGAACCACCCGCAGGCGACGTTCTACGACGGCGGGAAGACGATCACGCCGTCGCATCTGCGTGTCGGCGACGGGGGGTCCTTTCTTCAGAGGGAGTTTTGGGAGAAGGGGACTTTGAGAAATGCGTCGTGGCATTGTAGTAGTTGTTTTGCGACGGTGGAGCAGTTCTTGAATAAGATGGCGAGTTTTTCGCATATTTGGATGAACGATGACAAGTTTCGGGATAGGGAGAGGATTGTGAGTGCGGTGAGACGTGGGGAGGATCTGTGGGGGAGGAGGTCGGAGAGGTTTGTGAGGGTGGATGGGAATAGGGATGTGCCGCGGTTGTTGGGGGAGGATGGGGGTGGGAAGTATAGATATATGGTTAGTAGGGATGGCGTTGGCGCTGGGTTTACGGATTATCCTTAG
- a CDS encoding 40S ribosomal protein s10-like protein (similar to Metarhizium robertsii ARSEF 23 XP_007824386.1) — protein MNRLFLYIGLGAVMMDSIIELAFVTSMVSWLHRTASGTFSVRFNGSTFDLIGEPRYLSVDQGHSSNGSAGTAFVIVGLGGILALWLRSRSNFRNSRLSVLFYRTWLVFTVLGTIFTLATLAYVFVVTNGHKGQTIDVAFASTLVDTRYTKETWTPQGWFTAVLQLDLASASQRNDIAQHLRIMRGWQYNLIPMFLLQLTLTCLALFDAMSSRQRGESDSIEETNKRFIADNRS, from the coding sequence ATGAACCGCTTGTTTCTCTATATCGGACTTGGtgcggtgatgatggattcCATCATCGAGCTAGCCTTTGTTACAAGCATGGTCAGCTGGCTACATAGGACGGCAAGCGGCACATTTTCCGTCAGATTCAACGGTTCTACGTTTGATTTAATCGGCGAGCCCAGATATCTCTCGGTGGATCAGGGGCATTCGAGCAACGGCTCCGCGGGAACGGCTTTTGTCATTGTTGGACTCGGTGGCATTTTGGCCCTCTGGCTCCGAAGCAGATCGAACTTCCGTAACAGTAGACTGAGCGTTCTGTTTTACCGCACCTGGCTCGTTTTTACCGTTTTAGGCACGATATTTACCTTGGCCACGCTGGCTTACGTCTTTGTTGTGACAAACGGTCACAAGGGGCAAACTATCGACGTTGCCTTTGCCTCGACACTAGTCGATACCAGATACACTAAGGAAACTTGGACACCGCAGGGCTGGTTTACAGCTGTTCTACAGCTAGATCTCGCCAGTGCTAGCCAAAGGAATGACATTGCGCAGCATCTACGGATAATGCGAGGCTGGCAATACAACTTGATACCCATGTTCCTTCTTCAGCTTACTCTTACGTGTCTCGCTCTCTTTGATGCAATGAGTTCAAGACAAAGGGGCGAATCCGACTCGATCGAAGAGACGAACAAGCGTTTCATAGCCGATAATCGCTCATAA
- a CDS encoding v-SNARE protein (similar to Trichoderma reesei QM6a XP_006969205.1), whose product MASSSTPATPLLYSCIAHKTTILAECTTSASSQTSSLASLILPKIEHNRPQKLTYTHGQNQIHYISEAPSEHPNNPSAGGLTFLVVADASLGRRVPFGYLIEIRNQFFNEYTESTDFSEMPNYGAGSFNSELKNLMIDYGTTSGGRNDALGNAKREIDDVRGIMTENIETILERGERLDLLVDKTDRLDSNAQDFRVRSRGLKRQMWWKNVKLMGLLGLVIFLIVMVMVIAIKNAVS is encoded by the exons ATGGCGTCCTCTTCGACGCCAGCTACTCCCCTCCTCTA CTCCTGCATCGCACACAAGACAACCATCTTAGCAGAATGTACCACGTCCGCCTCGTCGCAAACTTCCTCTCTAGCCTCTCTCATTCTTCCGAAGATTGAGCATAACCGGCCACAGAAGTTGACCTACACCCATGGCCAAAACCAGATTCACTACATCTCCGAAGCGCCATCCGAGCATCCCAACAATCCTTCAGCTGGTGGACTCACATTCCTCGTAGTTGCGGATGCTTCGCTAGGTCGTCGTGTCCCCTTTGGCTATTTGATCGAGATCCGCAATCAATTCTTCAATGAATACACCGAGAGCACCGACTTCTCCGAAATGCCCAATTACGGTGCTGGGTCGTTTAATTCGGAATTAAAGAACTTGATGATTGACTATGGCACTACAAGCGGCGGCAGAAACGATGCCCTTGGCAATGCGAAGCGTGAAATCGATGATGTTAGGGGCATTATGACGGAGAATATCGAGACTATTCTGGAACGAGGAGAGCGACTTGATTTGCTTGTTGACAAGACggacagacttgacagcaacGCACAAGATTTCAGAGTCCGAAGTCGTGGTCTCAAGCGTCAGATGTGGTGGAAGAATGTCAAACTCATGGGTCTGTTGGGTTTAGTGATTTTCCTCATCGTTATGGTCATGGTTATTGCTATTAAGAATGCAGTTTCGTAA
- a CDS encoding ATP-dependent RNA helicase SUV3, mitochondrial precursor (similar to Pyrenophora tritici-repentis Pt-1C-BFP XP_001939363.1) has translation MGIGDDELNRHAALFMNALDHAFMLAEQNVTRRDKNPLFWSLRDAFITRDIKGLTKELQYSFQSFLVRQKFSKELEDNQKRLLDLRFPHEWFPATRMMQRTIHVHVGPTNSGKTYNALKALENSKRGVYAGPLRLLATEVYQRLQAKGRPCALITGEEVRIPEDTDQYFSSCTVEMVPLNMQFDVAVIDEIQMIADPERGGAWTTALLGVQAKEVHLCGEDRTVRLLEALCASIGDKCIVHRYERLSPLKMMNSAIQGDYNKLQKGDAIVAFSRLSLHVLKRNIETHTGRRCAIIYGSLPPEVRVQQAALFNDPNNDYDFVVASDAIGMGLNLEIRRVVLESITKFDGNQNRLLSYPEIKQIGGRAGRYRTAQSAAVGDAEETEKEKVGLVTTMDRADLRNVAQAFQRSVPDIDYATIQPPAGLVERFASYFPPDTPLSFILMRIKAAATVGSKYRLNISSDALEIADIIQDLPLTIYDRLTFCYLPVTLRAEGAVNILRALARVLATNSTGDLLDIKEIPLEFLDVKMEDYPGGSQQYLAKLEALHVAINQYVWLSYRYAGMFRSQDLAFHVRQLVEEKLISTLERLDFTEEQLENRRKSKRLQAQSRDISRKAIGEDGADELKQERGREHEDDLVLDIPMRGKTQRTRFRQQDTA, from the coding sequence ATGGGTATAGGGGATGATGAGTTGAACAGGCACGCAGCTTTGTTTATGAATGCTTTGGACCATGCATTTATGCTCGCTGAACAGAATGTGACCAGGCGAGACAAGAACCCATTGTTCTGGAGCCTGAGGGATGCGTTCATCACGAGAGACATCAAAGGATTGACAAAGGAGCTTCAATATTCTTTCCAATCCTTCCTGGTAAGGCAAAAGTTTTCCAAAGAGTTGGAGGATAACCAGAAACGCCTGCTTGATCTTCGGTTTCCTCACGAATGGTTTCCCGCCACACGGATGATGCAACGCACCATTCATGTTCACGTTGGGCCGACCAATTCTGGAAAGACATACAATGCACTCAAAGCGCTTGAAAATTCCAAGCGAGGCGTCTATGCCGGACCACTACGACTCTTAGCGACAGAGGTGTATCAACGACTCCAAGCCAAGGGTCGCCCTTGCGCCTTAATCACTGGCGAGGAGGTGCGGATACCCGAAGATACTGACCAGTATTTTTCAAGCTGTACAGTGGAAATGGTCCCATTGAACATGCAGTTCGATGTGGCTGTTATTGATGAGATCCAAATGATTGCTGATCCTGAGCGTGGTGGTGCGTGGACGACTGCATTACTGGGTGTTCAAGCTAAGGAGGTACATTTGTGTGGGGAGGACCGAACCGTTCGCCTTTTGGAAGCTCTTTGTGCCAGCATTGGCGACAAGTGCATAGTTCATCGCTATGAACGGCTTAGTCCactgaagatgatgaattcTGCCATTCAGGGTGATTACAACAAGTTGCAGAAGGGCGATGCCATTGTTGCCTTCAGCCGCCTGTCCCTTCATGTGTTGAAACGAAATATTGAGACGCATACTGGCCGAAGATGCGCGATTATCTACGGATCTTTGCCGCCTGAAGTTCGAGTACAACAAGCGGCTCTCTTCAATGACCCCAACAATGACTACGATTTTGTTGTCGCCAGTGACGCCATTGGCATGGGTCTGAACTTGGAGATTCGGCGAGTGGTGCTTGAATCAATTACAAAGTTTGATGGCAACCAGAACAGGCTGCTCTCATATCCGGAAATCAAGCAAATAGGTGGGCGTGCAGGCCGATATCGAACAGCGCAAAGCGCAGCAGTAGGCGATGCCGAGGAAACggaaaaggagaaagttGGCCTGGTTACAACAATGGACCGAGCAGATCTAAGGAATGTTGCACAAGCATTTCAGAGATCAGTTCCCGACATTGACTATGCCACGatccagccaccagcaggtCTTGTCGAGCGATTTGCGTCATATTTTCCGCCCGACACGCCCTTATCTTTTATCCTGATGCGAATCAAGGCTGCAGCGACTGTGGGATCGAAATATCGACTCAATATCAGTAGTGACGCCCTTGAGATAGCCGATATTATCCAGGACCTCCCACTCACGATATATGACCGTCTTACATTTTGCTATTTGCCTGTAACACTGCGAGCAGAAGGCGCTGTCAATATTCTTCGTGCCCTTGCACGTGTTTTGGCTACCAATTCCACTGGGGATCTACTAGACATTAAGGAAATACCCTTGGAGTTTCTAGATGTCAAGATGGAAGATTACCCGGGCGGCTCGCAGCAGTATCTGGCCAAGCTTGAAGCCCTCCACGTTGCGATCAACCAATATGTTTGGCTTTCTTATCGATACGCCGGCATGTTCAGAAGTCAAGACCTGGCGTTTCATGTGCGGCAATTGGTTGAGGAGAAGCTCATTTCTACACTTGAGCGCCTTGATTTCACGGAAGAGCAACTCGAGAATCGACGAAAGAGCAAGCGACTGCAAGCTCAGTCTCGCGATATCAGCAGAAAGGCCATTGGTGAAGACGGCGCTGATGAGTTGAAGCAAGAGCGAGGGCGAGAGCATGAGGATGATCTCGTTTTGGATATACCAATGCGTGGCAAAACTCAGAGGACGAGGTTTCGGCAACAAGATACGGCTTGA
- a CDS encoding FMI2 protein (similar to Metarhizium acridum CQMa 102 XP_007806597.1), translating into MSPMRPQEPSQPTSLSANTIRATTYSYGPPSPPFIHIPAPQRSKTPQAAMQLLPSFENFDPSQLTGHDLHIITGSTTRKATLKTSDYEEEWKYENRREAQAILNFLYLGPTSVIRDHAFLQREGITMMLVVLPLAMQVPELLGVKNASNALGIPVHYIPVDGLFGPDGLIHGFSNTIKLINNHLLSVYQSQASSNNGNGQICVRPDTFRHGKVLVTCDSGNDGSAAIVAAYIMSFLGMDMVNTVQLMTPKRFSCSFGEDTKRMLKSWEDILLATSMVAQDKHHRVAEGMQRAENPNNTSITKRGLDDMMEMNLDDCQCDDAVSISDRDRFMERGPFVPFVEAELRTGQM; encoded by the coding sequence ATGTCGCCCATGCGCCCACAGGAGCCTTCGCAGCCGACCTCTCTTTCCGCCAACACCATTCGAGCCACGACGTATTCATATGGCCCGCCGAGTCCTCCATTCATTCATATACCTGCACCACAGAGGTCCAAGACTCCCCAGGCCGCCATGCAGCTCCTGCCATCGTTCGAGAACTTCGATCCAAGCCAGTTGACGGGCCACGACTTGCACATCATCACCGGAAGTACGACCCGAAAGGCAACCCTAAAGACTTCGGACTATGAGGAAGAATGGAAGTACGAGAATCGTCGAGAGGCACAGGCCATTTTGAACTTTCTCTATCTCGGGCCGACGAGTGTTATACGCGATCATGCCTTCTTACAACGCGAAGGCATTACCATGATGCTCGTAGTACTCCCTTTGGCCATGCAAGTTCCTGAGCTATTGGGTGTGAAAAATGCCTCGAATGCGCTGGGCATTCCTGTGCACTACATTCCTGTTGATGGCCTGTTTGGTCCGGATGGCCTCATTCACGGTTTCAGCAACACTATCAAACTTATCAACAATCATTTACTGTCTGTTTATCAGTCCCAAGCCAGTAGCAATAACGGCAATGGACAGATCTGTGTGCGCCCTGACACCTTTCGCCATGGAAAAGTTCTGGTGACCTGCGATTCTGGTAATGACGGGTCGGCAGCTATTGTAGCTGCTTACATCATGTCTTTTCTTGGCATGGATATGGTCAATACTGTGCAGCTGATGACACCCAAGCGCTTCTCCTGCAGCTTTGGCGAGGATACCAAGCGCATGTTGAAGTCGTGGGAGGACATCCTATTGGCAACGTCCATGGTTGCTCAGGATAAACACCATCGGGTTGCAGAGGGGATGCAACGGGCAGAAAATCCCAACAACACCTCAATCACCAAGAGAGGATTGGATGacatgatggagatgaattTAGATGACTGCCAATGCGATGATGCGGTCTCTATATCAGATAGGGACAGGTTTATGGAGCGCGGTCCCTTTGTGCCTTTTGTTGAGGCTGAACTACGCACTGGACAAATGTAG
- a CDS encoding mitochondrial import protein MMP37 (similar to Verticillium alfalfae VaMs.102 XP_003009613.1) gives MDSSTSSASTKSSISTQTSTSTSSSLKKKESAGGKFNLYGDDWEDSVDFAIKSFEDLPHRLFGVNQHMIINYELKEALRIMLRQFNAPIVYCFAYGSGVFPQEDISRSITEAEFRAVHPKPPEALVKAQKGSPKMIDFIFGVSHTQHWHSINIRQHRDHYSGIASLGSGLVSRVQNWGAGVYFNPFVEVNGMLIKYGVTSIDNLVKDLSTWDNLYLAGRLQKPVKILRDHPQVRLANQHNLIAAVRTALLLLPPQFTETDLYSTIAGLSYLGDPRMALPTENKSKVANIVNNNVVHFRRLYAPLIKTLPNVDFTTSCRLDDEDWVLDPTADSILQQDMDPTKRGNMVRRLPKNFRSRLYFQYQKKFSIPRDEFNQMMAATSDDESTAIKRRRGGEFEQRIVSDDPKELREIVSQVIKQTVNWPSTTQSIKGVIMGGWTRTMRYLGEKVSKWRKGKAQEKESAKSTHQGSKENDEKGGEQKKE, from the coding sequence ATGGACTCATCCACCTCGTCTGCCAGCACAAAATCCTCAATCTCGACACAAACGAGTACATCTACTTCAAGCTCACTGAAAAAGAAGGAGTCCGCGGGAGGCAAATTCAACCTGTATGGCGATGACTGGGAGGACTCagttgactttgccatcaagtCGTTCGAAGACCTGCCCCACCGATTGTTTGGTGTCAACCAGCACATGATCATCAATTACGAACTCAAAGAAGCATTGAGAATAATGCTTCGACAATTCAACGCCCCGATCGTTTACTGTTTTGCGTATGGATCGGGGGTGTTCCCGCAGGAAGATATAAGTCGCAGCATTACGGAAGCAGAGTTTCGCGCCGTCCACCCAAAACCACCGGAAGCATTGGTCAAGGCACAAAAAGGTTCGCCAAAGATGATTGACTTTATCTTTGGTGTCAGTCATACTCAACACTGGCACTCAATAAATATCCGACAACATCGAGACCACTACTCAGGAATCGCATCTTTAGGGTCTGGCCTTGTGTCAAGGGTGCAAAATTGGGGAGCCGGCGTATACTTTAACCCCTTCGTTGAAGTCAACGGCATGTTGATAAAATACGGCGTTACCAGCATAGACAACTTGGTTAAGGACCTGTCAACCTGGGACAATCTGTATCTTGCCGGCCGCCTACAAAAGCCAGTCAAGATTCTCCGAGATCACCCTCAGGTCCGCCTCGCAAACCAGCACAACCTCATTGCTGCAGTTCGCACTgctctcctcctcttgcctCCGCAGTTCACCGAGACCGATCTGTACAGTACCATTGCCGGCCTGAGCTATCTAGGTGATCCGCGCATGGCCTTGCCTACCGAAAACAAGAGCAAGGTTGCCAATATTGTCAATAACAACGTCGTACACTTCCGACGACTCTACGCACCGCTCATCAAGACACTTCCCAACGTGGACTTTACTACGTCCTGCCgcctcgacgacgaagatTGGGTGCTTGACCCCACAGCAGACAGCATCCTCCAGCAAGACATGGATCCCACGAAGCGAGGAAACATGGTCCGACGGCTGCCCAAGAACTTCCGATCAAGATTATACTTCCAGTATCAGAAGAAATTTTCCATCCCTCGGGACGAGTTCAACcagatgatggcagcaacTAGTGATGATGAAAGCACGGCCATCAAACGCAGACGAGGCGGCGAATTCGAACAACGCATCGTGTCAGATGATCCCAAGGAACTCAGAGAAATCGTCAGCCAGGTCATTAAACAGACAGTAAATTGGCCTAGCACCACTCAATCTATAAAGGGTGTCATCATGGGAGGATGGACTAGAACAATGCGGTATCTCGGTGAAAAGGTTTCGAAGTGGAGGAAAGGCAAGGCACAGGAAAAGGAATCCGCCAAATCAACGCATCAAGGGAGTAAGGAAAACGACGAAAAGGGCGGGGAGCAGAAAAAGGAATAA
- a CDS encoding spindle assembly checkpoint component MAD1 (similar to Verticillium alfalfae VaMs.102 XP_003009614.1), whose protein sequence is MSSRLRATAPSGVPRPQSRSRVASFRATQPSYNLITGGENNARPSSRQSQAAESVRPGSRDSSKENMAPPDADEYEKYRKEIEALKAEIGTLQYRMQTAEQEKEIALSQQANKVEQARRLQQEELQQRQIAEADKYKAAELVDSIKADMEELRDRSESDVKAWERKTREAQDEARLLQEQLDDLSTAKDDAARIADKKMNDVQMQVTALQNSIQELEQEGQSKEEQLQQAHSIAAEKDAEIAKLEADVLRLKAQSGDAETMEIIKKELSEQVQHIRALEANNREQLSELKHLRAVSKAVEVVEEEKRSLQRKLESAESLEAELAESRLQRQRLEDERLAWAAYLKNSSETGDDEFDSPEAMARALVEERLTTASYVEQVGALRAEMSAQQNSIQSLQEEKSQLKDQLETAKTSAGTMSIDKARQRIDRQRILALKEAEYLRAQMKAFDDEDQTMQPEQFDETRASRIQELESLVEQYKTEVQNLHKELSSIEPATGSSTPQPLSGTKRSRSEDDDAQEQLGQLTRKNRKLQEEVTGLQTKVTMLEKDVLASKEQLSAAKEQNSTRVLSLRSNPTSDYEAIKRSTLEALKKENSDLLLQLRSKHTNPAVAVIPTSVLGAMEREIAAAKAETASAQKSARRLKEVWGSKSQEFKEAIFSTLGWTVTFIPNGKMRVESTFFPSQTDEHENSIVFDGERGTMKVGGGPKSPFARRIGDQIGFWVREKGCIPGFLAALTLEFYEEHSRASRS, encoded by the exons ATGTCGAGTAGATTGCGAGCTACCGCGCCATCTGGCGTTCCAAGACCGCAAAGTCGATCCAGA GTCGCCTCATTCAGGGCGACACAGCCATCATACAATCTCATCACTGGCGGAGAAAACAATGCGAGGCCCTCGTCAAGACAAAGTCAGGCTGCCGAGTCGGTTCGACCTGGCTCACGGGACAGCTCGAAGGAAAACATGGCGCCTCCAGACGCGGACGAGTACGAAAAATATCGGAAAGAAATAGAAGCGCTGAAAGCAGAAATCGGCACTTTGCAATACCGCATGCAAACCGCCGAGCAAGAGAAAGAAATTGCCCTATCTCAACAGGCCAACAAGGTCGAACAGGCCCGACGGCTACAGCAGGAAGAATTGCAGCAAAGACAGATTGCTGAAGCAGACAAATACAAAGCTGCAGAATTGGTGGACTCTATTAAGGCGGATATGGAAGAATTGCGAGACCGATCAGAATCAGATGTAAAAGCTTGGGAACGCAAGACTCGTGAAGCCCAGGACGAAGCTCGCTTATTACAAGAACAACTCGACGACCTTTCGACAGCCAAGGATGATGCTGCTAGAATTGcggacaagaagatgaacGATGTCCAGATGCAGGTAACTGCGCTCCAGAACTCAATTCAAGAATTGGAGCAGGAGGGTCAATCCAAAGAAGAACAACTGCAACAGGCGCACTCGATTGCCGCAGAAAAAGATGCTGAAATCGCCAAGTTGGAGGCGGATGTTCTTCGCCTGAAAGCACAAAGTGGAGATGCAGAAACCATGGAAATCATCAAAAAGGAGCTTTCCGAACAAGTGCAACACATTAGAGCTTTGGAAGCCAATAATCGCGAACAATTGAGTGAGTTGAAGCATCTCCGAGCTGTCAGCAAGGCTGTGGAGgttgtggaagaagaaaagaggtCATTGCAACGCAAGCTGGAGTCTGCAGAATCCCTGGAAGCGGAACTGGCAGAATCAAGGCTGCAAAGACAGCGACTAGAGGATGAACGGCTCGCCTGGGCGGCTTATTTGAAAAATTCGTCAGAAACAggcgatgatgagtttgactCGCCTGAAGCAATGGCTAGAGCATTAGTGGAAGAACGCCTGACGACTGCTTCTTACGTGGAGCAGGTGGGAGCCTTGCGGGCAGAGATGAGCGCTCAGCAAAATTCCATTCAGTCCTTGCAAGAGGAGAAATCACAGCTCAAAGACCAGTTAGAGACTGCCAAAACCTCAGCCGGGACGATGAGTATAGACAAGGCTCGTCAGCGTATCGACCGACAGCGTATTCTGGCGCTCAAGGAAGCTGAGTACCTCCGCGCGCAAATGAAGGCATTCGACGACGAGGATCAGACAATGCAGCCCGAGCAGTTTGATGAGACCCGAGCCTCACGCATACAGGAGCTGGAAAGCCTCGTTGAACAGTACAAAACCGAAGTCCAGAATCTGCACAAAGAATTATCTTCCATTGAACCAGCTACCGGAAGCTCAACGCCACAACCTCTGTCAGGAACTAAACGCTCCCGGtccgaagacgacgatgcgCAGGAACAGTTGGGTCAACTGACACGCAAAAACAGGAAGCTTCAAGAAGAGGTGACTGGATTGCAAACAAAGGTCACcatgttggagaaggacGTACTCGCAAGCAAAGAACAATTGTCTGCCGCAAAGGAACAGAATTCTACAAGAGTCTTATCGCTGAGATCAAACCCCACCTCGGATTATGAAGCCATCAAACGCAGTACATTAGAAGCACTCAAGAAGGAGAACTCGGATCTATTGTTGCAACTCCGATCCAAGCATACGAACCCTGCAGTGGCAGTCATTCCTACGTCAGTTTTGGGTGCAATGGAAAGAGAGattgctgcagccaaggcagAGACGGCATCTGCTCAAAAGTCAGCTAGACGACTAAAAGAGGTTTGGGGATCCAAGTCGCAAGAGTTTAAAGAAGCCATCTTTTCCACTTTGGGCTGGACAGTCACGTTTATTCCCAATGGCAAAATGAGAGTCGAGAGCACCTTCTTCCCCTCGCAGACCGATGAACACGAAAATTCAATTGTCTTTGATGGCGAGAGGGGAACGATGAAGGTTGGTGGCGGCCCCAAAAGTCCATTTGCCAGAAGGATAGGTGATCAAATAGGGTTTTGGGTACGGGAAAAAGGTTGCATCCCTGGATTTCTGGCGGCATTAACGCTAGAGTTTTATGAAGAGCATTCACGGGCATCACGGAGTTGA